The proteins below are encoded in one region of Thunnus maccoyii chromosome 24, fThuMac1.1, whole genome shotgun sequence:
- the mdka gene encoding midkine a — MRAALLLLLLVTLIAIKSVDGGKNKKEKNKPSQPRSECTDWRYGNCVPSNGECGPGFREGSCDQQTRKMKCKVPCNWRKDFGADCKYRFGNWGECDPTSSLRTRTGTLKRVLFHAECQQTISVSKPCLGKTKTKNKGRKRKGKGK, encoded by the exons atGAGGGCTgcgttgctgttgctgctgttagtCACTCTCATCGCCATTAAATCTGTAGATGGAGGGAAAAACAAGAAAG agaaaaacaaaccctCCCAGCCCAGGTCAGAATGCACTGACTGGCGCTATGGAAACTGTGTCCCTAGCAACGGGGAATGTGGGCCAGGGTTTAGAGAGGGGTCATGTGACCAGCAGACCAGGAAGATGAAATGTAAAGTACCATGCAACTGGAGAAAAGACTTtggag CTGACTGCAAGTATCGCTTTGGCAATTGGGGAGAGTGTGATCCAACCTCTAGCTTGCGGACCAGAACAGGGACATTGAAGAGGGTTCTGTTTCATGCAGAGTGTCAACAGACTATTTCTGTCTCCAAACCCTGCCTCGGAAAAaccaagacaaaaaacaaag gaaggaagagaaaaggcAAAGGGAAGTAG